In Pseudomonas nunensis, a single window of DNA contains:
- a CDS encoding sulfonate ABC transporter substrate-binding protein: MRTVILRRGLVALFVAAVSFGVISQAQAETLRIGYQKYGTLVLLKAKGTLEKRLAAQGVDVQWTEFPGGPQLLEGLNVGSIDFGVTGETPPVFAQAAGADLLYVAYEPPAPHSEAILVPKDSTIKSVADLKGKKVVLNKGSNVHYLLVRALEDAGLKYTDIQTVFLPPADARAAFERGSVDAWVIWDPYQAAAEQQLQARTLRDGQGIVDNHQFYLATKPYAQKNPEVIKTLVEEVRAVGEWSKANPEDVTKQVSPLLGLPADITLTSVKRQGYGALFLTPEVVAAQQKIADSFYQLKLIPKPLSIKDVIWTPPAAVAKAQ, from the coding sequence ATGCGCACTGTCATTTTGCGTCGTGGTCTGGTCGCTCTGTTTGTGGCGGCTGTGTCCTTCGGCGTTATTTCCCAAGCACAAGCCGAGACATTGCGCATCGGCTATCAAAAGTACGGCACCCTGGTGCTGCTCAAAGCCAAGGGCACGTTGGAAAAACGCCTCGCCGCCCAAGGCGTGGACGTGCAATGGACTGAATTCCCCGGCGGCCCGCAGCTGCTCGAAGGCCTGAACGTCGGCTCGATCGACTTCGGCGTCACCGGCGAAACACCACCGGTATTCGCCCAAGCGGCTGGCGCCGATCTGCTTTATGTCGCCTACGAACCACCAGCGCCGCACAGCGAAGCGATCCTGGTGCCGAAGGACTCGACGATCAAATCCGTCGCGGACCTCAAGGGCAAGAAAGTCGTCCTGAACAAAGGCTCCAACGTGCACTACCTGCTGGTACGTGCGCTTGAAGATGCCGGCCTCAAATACACCGACATCCAGACCGTATTCCTGCCACCCGCCGATGCCCGCGCCGCGTTCGAGCGTGGCAGCGTGGATGCCTGGGTGATCTGGGACCCGTACCAGGCCGCTGCCGAACAACAACTGCAAGCCCGCACCCTGCGTGACGGCCAAGGCATCGTCGACAACCATCAGTTCTACCTCGCGACCAAGCCTTACGCGCAGAAAAATCCCGAGGTGATCAAGACCCTCGTCGAAGAAGTGCGCGCAGTCGGCGAATGGTCCAAGGCCAACCCGGAAGACGTGACCAAGCAGGTTTCGCCACTGCTCGGCTTGCCAGCGGACATCACCCTGACATCGGTAAAACGCCAGGGTTACGGCGCACTGTTCCTCACGCCTGAAGTGGTCGCCGCGCAACAGAAAATCGCCGACAGCTTCTATCAGCTCAAGCTGATTCCCAAGCCACTCAGCATCAAAGACGTGATCTGGACGCCACCGGCGGCCGTTGCCAAAGCGCAGTAA
- the ssuC gene encoding aliphatic sulfonate ABC transporter permease SsuC: MKRIIHNLAPWALPVLLLAVWQLSVSAGWLSTRILPAPIAVIEAGVSLVRSGEIWTHLAISGWRAALGFSIGGGIGLVLGFITGLSKWGERLLDSSVQMIRNVPHLALIPLVILWFGIDESAKIFLVALGTLFPIYLNTYHGIRNVDPALVEMARSYGLSGFSLFRQVILPGALPSILVGVRFALGFMWLTLIVAETISASSGIGYLAMNAREFLQTDVVVLAILLYAVLGKLADLAARGLERVWLRWHPAYQVAKGGAA, from the coding sequence ATGAAGAGAATTATCCACAACCTCGCGCCTTGGGCGTTGCCGGTGTTATTGCTGGCGGTGTGGCAGTTGTCGGTGTCGGCGGGCTGGTTGTCGACACGGATTCTGCCGGCACCGATTGCGGTGATCGAAGCCGGGGTCAGTTTGGTACGCAGCGGTGAAATCTGGACTCACCTGGCCATCAGTGGCTGGCGTGCAGCGTTGGGTTTCTCCATCGGCGGCGGTATCGGTCTGGTACTGGGTTTCATCACCGGACTGTCGAAATGGGGCGAACGCCTGCTCGACAGTTCGGTGCAGATGATCCGTAACGTGCCGCACCTGGCGCTGATTCCACTGGTGATCCTGTGGTTCGGCATCGATGAGTCGGCGAAGATTTTCCTGGTAGCGCTGGGCACATTGTTCCCGATCTACCTGAACACTTATCACGGCATCCGCAACGTCGATCCAGCATTGGTGGAGATGGCGCGCAGTTATGGCTTGTCCGGTTTCAGCCTGTTTCGCCAAGTGATCCTGCCGGGTGCGCTGCCTTCGATTCTGGTCGGTGTGCGATTCGCCCTTGGCTTTATGTGGCTGACGCTGATCGTGGCCGAAACCATTTCCGCCAGCTCCGGCATCGGCTACCTGGCGATGAATGCCCGGGAGTTCTTGCAGACTGACGTGGTGGTGCTGGCGATTCTGTTGTACGCGGTGCTCGGCAAACTGGCCGACCTCGCGGCCCGTGGACTTGAACGGGTATGGCTGCGCTGGCATCCGGCTTATCAAGTTGCCAAGGGAGGTGCCGCATGA